From one Mytilus edulis chromosome 1, xbMytEdul2.2, whole genome shotgun sequence genomic stretch:
- the LOC139524980 gene encoding uncharacterized protein, whose translation MLSKESMFSVLISGGAIFTIYGKGFNNVWEITVERVDKSCDVPDDTFAVCETPPRLQNQPNNQTIDVHFDGLTIQVTLEYVNEPAFQKFQAVLEYDKESTIRIQGRHILSIALREDYHIDIGLDGTCLIVDISMDFITCVPPKSVPMTNNTDVLIVHVIVNVIGKHIYIGDIKYTTETNALAIVVWILGAGLVGFVIICLSAVTILRRQTKAANEFKIEIKAKKEIVQRYGREGVPERRRNVRSEDENEYTEPDESIYDEVNIEEENNTRENSYLDVHEGYDELGQRSPPNPYNQLQQARNENQRQDMTYNETNEDDELQCNIQRHDYLILYNGYKEPISRNDPDSQLQVERF comes from the exons ATGCTTTCTAAAGAATCGATGTTTTCTGTTTTGATCAG TGGAGGTgcaatatttacaatttatgGGAAAGGTTTTAATAATGTATGGGAGATAACAGTAGAAAGAGTG GACAAGTCATGTGATGTACCAGATGATACTTTCGCAGTATGTGAAACACCCCCAAGATTACAAAATCAGCCTAACAATCAAACTATTGACGTTCATTTTGATGGACTGACTATTCAAGTTACATTAGAATATGTGAATGAACCTGCTTTTCAAAAGTTTCAAGCCGTTCTTGAGTATGATAAAGAATCTACTATTAGAATTCAG GGAAGACACATATTAAGTATTGCACTTCGTGAAGATTATCATATAGATATTGGATTGGATGGAACGTGTTTGATAGTAGATATAAGTATGGATTTCATCACTTGCGTACCACCAAAATCAGTACCTATGACAAATAATACTGACGTTTTAATAGTTCATgtaatt GTTAACGTTATTGGTAAACACATATATATTGGTGACATAAAGTACACAACAGAAACAAATGCATTAGCTATAGTAGTCTGGATATTAGGTGCCGGATTGGTTGGTTTTGTGATCATATGCTTGTCAGCTGTGACAATTTTACGGAGACAGACTAAGGCTgcaaatgaatttaaaattgaaatcaagGCAAAGAAGGAAATAGTACAAAGATATGGAAGGGAAG gTGTGCCTGAAAGGCGACGGAACGTAAG GTCCGAAGATGAAAATGAATATACTGAGCCTGATGAGTCAATATATGATGAAGTAAATATCGAAGAGGAAAACAATACACGTGAAAACAGTTATCTTGACGTGCATGAAGGATACGATGAACTCGGACAACGATCACCACCAAATCCATATAATCAGCTTCAACAAGCAAGAAACGAAAATCAAAGACAGGACATGACATACAATGAAACAAATGAAGATGACGAATTGCAATGCAATATACAAAGACATGATTATCTAATATTATATAATGGATACAAGGAACCTATATCACGAAACGATCCAGATAGTCAACTCCAAGTTGAACGATTTTGA